In Chaetodon trifascialis isolate fChaTrf1 chromosome 4, fChaTrf1.hap1, whole genome shotgun sequence, one DNA window encodes the following:
- the coa7 gene encoding cytochrome c oxidase assembly factor 7 produces the protein MAGLINFEDENEVKQFLDNLGVEYSFQCYKENDPEGCQRLADYLEGVKKNYESTVKVLKHNCETNGFGESCYKLGAYHITGKGGVTQCLKSAYSCFVRSCAAGGKKSIDACHNVGLLAHDGRAVGEPDLAGARQYYEKACAGGFAPSCFNLSALFIEGNSKGLKPDMTQALKFATRACELGHVWGCANASRMYKLGDGTEKDEKKAEELKNRAMELHAFEKERQLKFGE, from the exons ATGGCAGGACTCATAAACTTTGAAGATGAGAATGAAGTGAAGCAGTTTTTGGATAATCTGGGGGTGGAGTACAGCTTCCAGTGTTACAAAGAAAATGATCCTGAAG GGTGCCAAAGGCTAGCAGACTATTTGGAAGGGGTGAAGAAGAACTACGAGtcaacagtaaaagtactgaaacATAACTGTGAAACTAATGGATTTGGAGAGAGCTGCTATAAACTGGGGGCTTACCATATCACAGGCAAAG GTGGAGTAACTCAGTGTCTGAAATCAGCCTACTCCTGCTTTGTGCGCTcctgtgctgctggaggaaagaAGTCCATAGATGCCTGTCATAACGTTGGTCTGTTAGCCCATGATGGACGAGCTGTGGGAGAACCTGACCTTGCAGGAGCTCGGCAGTACTATGAGAAGGCCTGCGCCGGTGGCTTTGCTCCCTCCTGCTTTAACCTCAGTGCCTTGTTCATTGAGGGCAATTCCAAAGGGCTAAAGCCAGATATGACTCAAGCTTTGAAGTTCGCCACCAGGGCTTGTGAGCTGGGACATGTGTGGGGCTGCGCCAATGCAAGTCGCATGTACAAACTTGGGGATGGTACGGAGAAGGATGAGAAGAAAGCGGAGGAGCTGAAGAATCGAGCGATGGAGCTGCATGCTTTTGAGAAGGAAAGGCAGCTCAAGTTTGGGGAGTGA
- the zyg11 gene encoding protein zyg-11 homolog — protein MAMARSFLNTDDASPAALTDLCLTYVSQNLECFCVKRPDGSLCFREAVLFPQELADQLLAKMATEGPLNDSTVGVFRNCEYLRLRRACIRTARISAEAFQKALCPHRLLELDAARVNADLTIPDILQGLATNKYCQESLQRLVLTGLTMSSLEEPIRYRFSSLQGLRSLSLANVDFYDSGLVDVCSLPRLESLDLSNTSVTNLSPLLGLKERLRSLTLHQLKRLEMSTAQLLRVIGQLDVLQHLDISDDKQFTSDVARQLLGQPGILPALVSLDVSGRKQVTDAVVKAFVEERPGMTFVGLLATDAGFSDFLSGEGNLKVTGEANETQICEALRRYSEREGFVREALFHLFSLTHVMEKPRPDILKLVVLGMKNHPATLNVQLAASACVFNLTKQDLAAGMPVRLLSTVTQLLLEAMRTFPNHQQLQKNCLLSLCSDRILQEVPFNRFEAAKLVMQWLCNHEDQNMQRMAVAIISILAAKLSTEQTAQLGAELFIVKQLLHIVRQKATQGMVDATLKFTLSALWNLTDESPTTCRHFIENQGLDLFIKVLESFPNESSIQQKVLGLLNNIAEVGELHGELMVQGFLDHISTLLHSQEVEVSYFAAGILAHLTSRGEEAWTLSSDLRSSLLEQLHDVIMKWPPPECEMVAYRSFNPFFPLLECFHTPGVQLWAAWAMQHVCSKNAARYCSMLLEEGGLQQLELVHTHPQTHADVKLLAKSILESLQNHRARTGQTASTQTNRRVPPQ, from the exons atggcCATGGCCAGGAGTTTCCTAAACACG gatGATGCATCTCCAGCGGCTCTGACAGACTTGTGTCTGACTTATGTGAGCCAAAATCtggagtgtttctgtgtgaagcgCCCCGATGGCTCCCTATGCTTCCGAGAGGCTGTACTCTTCCCACAGGAGTTAGCAGACCAGCTACTGGCCAAGATGGCCACTGAAG GTCCGCTGAATGATAGCACAGTGGGGGTATTTCGGAACTGTGAGTACCTGCGGCTGAGGCGAGCCTGCATCCGTACGGCGCGGATCTCTGCAGAGGCCTTCCAGAAAGCCCTCTGCCCTCACAGACTGCTGGAGCTGGATGCTGCCAGGGTCAATGCTGACCTCACGATTCCTGATATTCTACAGGGTTTGGCCACCAATAAATATTGTCAG GAGTCCCTCCAGAGACTTGTCTTAACAGGTCTCACCATGTCCTCTCTGGAGGAACCAATCCGGTATCGCTTCAGCTCCCTCCAGGGCCTCCGCTCCCTCTCTCTAGCCAATGTAGACTTCTATGACTCTGGGCTTGTCGATGTGTGTTCCCTGCCTCGGCTGGAGAGCCTCGATCTCTCCAACACTTCAGTTACCAACCTGAGCCCCTTGCTGGGCCTGAAGGAGCGCCTGCGCTCACTAACACTACACCAGCTGAAAAGGCTGGAGATGAGCACTGCTCAGCTGCTGAGAGTCATTGGCCAGCTGGATGTACTTCAG CACCTGGACATCAGTGACGATAAGCAGTTTACCTCTGATGTGGCTCGTCAACTTCTAGGACAGCCAGGGATCCTGCCGGCTCTTGTTTCTCTGGATGTGTCGGGAAGGAAACAG GTGACAGATGCAGTTGTTAAGGCTTTTGTTGAGGAGAGACCAGGGATGACCTTTGTGGGACTTCTGGCCACAGATGCTGGATTTTCTGACTTCCTCTCCGGAGAAGGAAATCTAAAG GTAACAGGAGAAGCCAACGAGACCCAGATCTGTGAGGCCCTGCGACGCTACAGTGAGAGGGAAGGTTTTGTGAGAGAGGCTCTGTTTCACCTGTTCAGCCTGACGCATGTCATGGAGAAACCGAGGCCTGACATCCTTAAG ctgGTAGTTTTGGGCATGAAGAATCACCCTGCCACTCTGAACGTCCAGCTGGCAGCCAGCGCCTGTGTGTTCAACCTGACGAAGCAGGACCTGGCAGCAGGAATGCCAGTGCGACTTCTGAGCACCGTTACTCAGCTTCTGCTGGAGGCCATGAGGACATTCCCCAACCACCAACAG CTGCAGAAGAATtgcctgctgtctctgtgcagtgATCGTATTCTGCAGGAGGTTCCATTCAACAG GTTTGAAGCTGCCAAACTAGTGATGCAGTGGCTCTGCAACCACGAAGACCAAAACATGCAGAGGATGGCGGTGGCTATCATTTCCATCCTGGCCGCGAAG TTGTCCACAGAGCAGACGGCTCAGCTGGGAGCAGAGCTGTTCATAGTGAAG CAACTGCTCCACATTGTGCGTCAGAAGGCTACTCAGGGCATGGTGGACGCCACCCTCAAATTTACACTGAGTGCACTCTGGAACCTCACTGATGAATCACCGACAACCTGCCGCCATTTTATCGAGAACCAGGGCCTGGACCTGTTTATTAAAGTTCTGGAG TCCTTCCCCAATGAGTCTTCTATTCAGCAGAAGGTTCTCGGCCTGCTG AACAACATAGCAGAGGTCGGGGAGCTGCACGGCGAGCTGATGGTGCAGGGGTTCTTGGACCACATCAGCACTCTGCTGCACAGCCAAGAGGTGGAGGTCAGCTACTTCGCTGCAGGCATCCTCGCACATCTGACGTCACGGGGAGAGGAAGCCTGGACGCTCAGCTCTGATCTTCGGTCCTCGCTGCTGGAACAGCTG CATGATGTCATTATGAAGTGGCCCCCGCCTGAGTGTGAGATGGTGGCCTACAG GTCATTTAACCCCTTCTTTCCTTTACTGGAGTGCTTTCACACCCCCGGTGTCCAGCTGTGGGCAGCCTGGGCCATGCAACATGTCTGCAGCAAGAACG CCGCTCGTTACTGCAGCATGTTGTTAGAGGAGGGcggcctgcagcagctggagctcgTTCATACTCACCCACAGACCCACGCAGACGTCAAACTGTTGGCTAAGAGCATTCTGGAGAGCCTGCAGAACCACCGAGCCCGCACCGGCCAGACCGCGTCCACACAGACAAATCGCCGCGTACCGCCACAGTAA
- the echdc2 gene encoding enoyl-CoA hydratase domain-containing protein 2, mitochondrial, translating into MTVLLRRLPVSKCCLRRWLGVNLPETNARTFYLLPRDGARPLAGGGCPLTACSRAHSRGQHTEASDPAEVDLKRLEGEDDGIVEVLMCRLKARNALGHVFVSQMRELVFALSNDSAARVVIFRSLVPGVFCAGADLKERALMNNAESDLFVHGLRSLMTQIALLPMPTIAAMDGVALGGGLELALACDLRTAAHSAQMGLIETTRGLLPGAGGSQRLPRMVGITLAKELIFTGRRVGGQTALEMGLVNRAVEQNQTGDAAHREALSLAREILPQGPVAVRMAKEAINRGVEVDISSAMAIERMCYARVIPTRDRQEGMAAFIEKRLPRYTGE; encoded by the exons ATGACGGTCCTCCTCCGCAGACTGCCAGTGTCAAAGTGCTGCCTGAGGCGGTGGCTGGGTGTGAATCTGCCGGAAACGAATGCCCGAACTTTCTACCTGCTCCCCCGGGACGGAGCGCGACCGCTGGCCGGTGGTGGTTGCCCTCTGACGGCATGCAGTCGCGCGCACAGCCGCGGGCAGCACACGGAGGCGTCAGATCCCGCAGAGGTGGATTTAAAGCGGTTAGAGGGGGAAGACGATG GGATAGTGGAGGTGTTGATGTGCCGACTCAAGGCCAGAAACGCCCTGGGCCATGTGTTCGTGTCACAG atgaGGGAGCTGGTGTTCGCTCTGTCCAATGACTCAGCAGCGCGTGTGGTCATCTTCAGGAGTTTGGTGCcaggtgttttctgtgcag GTGCAGACCTGAAAGAGAGAGCACTGATGAACAACGCCGAGTCGGATTTGTTTGTTCACGGCCTGCGGTCCCTCATGACTCAGATAG CATTGCTGCCCATGCCGACCATCGCAGCGATGGACGGCGTCGCCCTGGGAGGTGGGCTGGAGTTGGCCTTGGCCTGTGACCTCCGCACTGCCG cacatTCGGCGCAGATGGGTCTGATTGAGACGACGCGGGGGCTGCTCCCAGGGGCGG ggggcagtCAGCGGCTGCCGCGGATGGTGGGCATCACTCTGGCCAAAGAGCTCATCTTCACAG GTAGGCGCGTGGGAGGGCAGACGGCTCTGGAGATGGGGCTCGTAAACAGAGCTGTAGAGCAGAACCAGACGGGAGACGCTGCCCACAGAGAGGCGCTCAGCCTGGCCAGAGAGATACTGCCCCAG GGGCCTGTCGCAGTGCGGATGGCAAAAGAGGCAATTAACAGAGGCGTCGAG GTTGACATTAGTTCAGCAATGGCAATAGAGAGGATGTGTTATGCTCGG GTCATCCCTACGCGGGACAGACAGGAGGGTATGGCTGCCTTCATAGAGAAGAGACTCCCGCGGTACACTGGAGAATAA